A window of Mucilaginibacter paludis DSM 18603 contains these coding sequences:
- a CDS encoding lipoprotein N-acyltransferase Lnb domain-containing protein encodes MDGMINKMSMICRLNFILLFFVLIPIVASAKKHLLTDKSSVSIMTCGKTSKYLYALFGHSAIRVKDPLQNLDIVYNYGTFDDSDPLFYVNFIRGKMLYYLSYTDYRSFIYSYQLDGQSVLEQTLNLSCQEKNMIYSILEKQVHSQNKYYYYDFIKNNCTTKLVDILLLVKGEEFSKALNTVNQQKRGTIRNLINNCLEKNSYPIFGINILLGKDADTLCTRGTALFLPDSLKGRLENTIVDGQKMVNRTEMLLPQQEDRLRTSSDFKTSTTLFLLSLSLFVLAIMLNLPLFCNNQWLSLLNLIIKQFICVVISIVGVALIYISFFSSIGLLKYNSNLLWCHPFYLLLVFNISRRSISWIFIVAILIFTLLNLNNDDLTMMVPVLTLILAFLFNYMVVKQKKLNMNLPN; translated from the coding sequence ATGGATGGGATGATAAATAAAATGTCCATGATATGTAGATTGAACTTTATTTTACTTTTTTTTGTCCTTATTCCTATCGTCGCTTCGGCAAAAAAACATTTACTGACAGACAAATCATCAGTTAGTATCATGACTTGCGGTAAGACAAGTAAGTATCTTTACGCATTATTTGGACACAGTGCAATCCGGGTTAAAGACCCTTTACAGAACCTCGATATAGTCTACAATTACGGAACGTTTGACGATAGTGATCCGCTATTTTATGTCAATTTTATACGAGGTAAAATGCTGTATTACTTGTCTTATACAGATTATCGGTCATTTATTTACAGCTATCAATTGGATGGTCAGTCAGTATTAGAACAAACGCTCAACCTGTCTTGCCAAGAAAAAAACATGATCTATTCCATACTTGAAAAGCAGGTTCATTCACAAAATAAATACTATTATTATGATTTCATCAAAAATAATTGTACCACTAAACTTGTAGATATTTTACTCCTGGTTAAAGGGGAGGAATTTTCTAAAGCTCTTAACACTGTCAACCAACAGAAGCGCGGCACTATTCGGAATCTTATCAATAATTGCCTGGAAAAGAACAGTTACCCAATATTTGGCATTAACATTTTGCTCGGTAAAGATGCCGATACGCTTTGTACAAGAGGCACTGCTTTATTTTTACCTGATAGTCTCAAAGGGCGTTTAGAAAACACCATTGTTGACGGACAGAAGATGGTAAATAGAACTGAGATGTTATTACCTCAACAAGAAGACCGGCTTAGAACCTCCTCGGACTTTAAAACCAGCACGACCTTATTCCTATTATCATTAAGTTTATTTGTATTGGCGATTATGCTAAATCTTCCTTTATTTTGTAATAATCAGTGGCTATCGCTTCTAAACCTTATCATTAAGCAGTTTATATGCGTTGTGATCAGTATCGTTGGTGTTGCATTGATTTACATTTCTTTTTTTTCCAGCATAGGTCTATTAAAATACAATTCCAACCTGCTGTGGTGCCATCCGTTTTATTTGCTTTTGGTGTTTAATATTAGCAGACGTTCTATATCGTGGATTTTTATAGTAGCCATATTGATATTTACTTTGCTAAACCTAAATAATGACGATTTAACAATGATGGTACCGGTACTGACCTTAATCCTGGCTTTTTTGTTCAATTATATGGTAGTTAAACAAAAGAAGTTAAATATGAATTTGCCTAATTAA
- a CDS encoding aminotransferase class I/II-fold pyridoxal phosphate-dependent enzyme, translating to MTIKHNIDFQKASFKDFERVPDLNAFQRAEIFKDFTDYMEVQGHMNYRFVTSNGCGPEMWVSSPFQKEPEKCVSLVSNDYLNFTRHPKVKAAAIAGIEKYGTGAGASPLIGGHHEYHVALEDKLSAFFHRPKESSIIYTTGYTANSSTLLAMLKAEDCAIVDMAVHASVYEGLYETNVKKFPHNSLVHLERALAEAQSKYLTRLVVIDGVYSQDGDLARMDEIYDLTKKYGGFLMVDDAHGIGVLGETGRGTIELFNLLDKVDIISGTLSKAFGHIGGFVIAKPEVANYLKFQSRQQVFSSTSTPAAAGLLVAIDLIDEEPEWRAKLDDNIAYYKKGLLDMKLDIGSTASPIIPIKVGDAHKTGDVARLLLQAGVYTNAIVYPGVSRKDARIRTSLMATHTREHLDIVLNAFEYVNKKIRITKISS from the coding sequence ATGACAATAAAACACAACATCGATTTTCAAAAAGCATCCTTTAAAGATTTCGAACGGGTACCGGATTTAAACGCATTTCAGCGGGCTGAGATTTTTAAGGATTTTACGGATTACATGGAAGTACAGGGACACATGAACTACCGTTTTGTAACGAGCAATGGTTGCGGCCCCGAAATGTGGGTAAGTTCACCTTTTCAGAAAGAGCCTGAAAAATGTGTCAGCCTGGTTTCCAATGATTATTTAAATTTTACACGGCATCCCAAAGTAAAAGCGGCGGCCATTGCAGGAATAGAAAAATACGGAACCGGGGCCGGGGCCTCGCCCCTGATCGGCGGCCATCACGAATATCACGTAGCGTTGGAGGATAAACTTTCCGCTTTCTTTCACCGTCCTAAAGAATCATCTATTATTTATACCACCGGGTATACGGCTAACAGTTCGACTTTATTGGCGATGCTGAAAGCGGAGGATTGCGCCATTGTAGATATGGCGGTTCATGCCAGTGTATATGAGGGTTTGTATGAGACGAACGTCAAAAAATTTCCCCATAACAGCCTTGTTCACCTGGAAAGAGCTTTGGCCGAAGCGCAATCAAAATATCTTACGCGCTTAGTGGTGATCGATGGGGTCTATTCACAGGACGGCGACCTGGCCAGGATGGATGAAATTTACGACCTGACTAAAAAATATGGTGGTTTTTTAATGGTAGACGATGCTCACGGAATCGGGGTTCTTGGTGAAACGGGACGTGGCACGATCGAGTTATTTAATTTGCTGGATAAAGTAGACATCATATCGGGTACTTTAAGCAAAGCATTCGGCCATATCGGCGGATTTGTGATCGCTAAACCGGAAGTCGCCAATTACCTTAAATTCCAATCCCGGCAGCAGGTATTTTCTTCAACTTCTACTCCTGCAGCTGCAGGCTTACTGGTGGCCATCGATTTAATCGATGAAGAACCGGAATGGCGCGCTAAACTTGACGACAATATTGCTTATTATAAAAAAGGGTTACTGGATATGAAATTGGACATTGGCAGCACAGCCTCCCCTATCATACCTATTAAAGTCGGGGATGCGCATAAAACGGGCGATGTCGCGAGATTACTGTTACAGGCCGGGGTATATACCAACGCTATCGTTTATCCCGGTGTATCCCGTAAGGATGCCCGGATCAGGACAAGCCTGATGGCAACCCATACCCGTGAACACCTGGACATCGTTTTAAATGCATTTGAATATGTCAATAAAAAGATAAGGATTACGAAGATCAGTAGTTAG
- a CDS encoding TetR/AcrR family transcriptional regulator: MTKKRYQGPSNDKDRSTQKLIEAVGTVIKTKGYTGLSATNIAKEAGLSRRLITFYFGTVDSLIETYVRSKDYWVAAPGNAGDLMKEKKQSGTKDILEAMLINQLDFFSTEEEMQKIVLWQISQSTRIMKEVCEERELLSTHFFALSDQELKGKDIDLRAVSALLVAGIYYLVLHARSTDTTFCEIDLNKTEGMERIKKAISLILKNAYSN, encoded by the coding sequence ATGACAAAAAAAAGATACCAGGGGCCATCTAATGACAAGGATCGCTCTACCCAAAAGCTTATCGAAGCTGTTGGGACAGTTATCAAAACCAAAGGATACACAGGCCTCAGCGCGACCAATATCGCCAAAGAGGCGGGCTTGAGCAGGCGGCTGATCACCTTTTATTTCGGCACGGTAGACAGTTTGATCGAGACTTACGTCCGCAGCAAGGACTATTGGGTCGCAGCCCCTGGTAATGCCGGAGATTTGATGAAGGAAAAAAAACAATCAGGGACTAAAGATATTTTGGAAGCTATGCTGATCAACCAGCTTGATTTTTTTTCTACCGAAGAAGAAATGCAAAAGATCGTTTTATGGCAAATAAGTCAAAGTACCAGGATTATGAAGGAGGTCTGCGAGGAAAGGGAATTGTTGAGTACACATTTTTTTGCACTGTCCGATCAGGAATTAAAAGGTAAAGACATTGACCTGCGCGCGGTGTCAGCTTTATTAGTGGCAGGTATTTACTACCTGGTGTTACACGCCAGATCAACCGATACCACTTTTTGTGAAATCGACCTTAATAAAACGGAAGGAATGGAAAGGATAAAAAAAGCGATCAGTTTGATATTGAAGAACGCCTATAGCAATTAA
- a CDS encoding helix-turn-helix domain-containing protein, with amino-acid sequence MIRDSDKITLKQLGGRIKVLRLAKKLTFRKMALRCNVDFSDIQKIESGKVNITVITLIELAKALEVEPMELLNFNES; translated from the coding sequence ATGATTAGAGATTCTGATAAGATAACACTAAAACAATTGGGAGGCCGGATTAAAGTATTGCGGCTTGCCAAAAAGCTAACTTTTCGAAAAATGGCGCTGCGTTGTAATGTTGATTTTAGTGATATTCAGAAGATAGAAAGCGGGAAGGTCAATATCACCGTCATTACATTGATTGAACTGGCTAAGGCCTTGGAGGTTGAGCCGATGGAATTATTGAATTTTAATGAATCTTAA